A genomic window from Streptomyces sp. HUAS YS2 includes:
- a CDS encoding agmatine deiminase family protein → MNDHAESHPGSAGRTGRRRFLKLAGLAAAGTALAATEARAGAASLLSRTAAAGTFVVPIEDVRHTRTWMAFPDSTSIWGSKLSGVQADIALIARTIAKYEPVIMCANSASAARARSLCGSRVTVISSIPVNDCWMRDTGPVFRTDGAGDLDAVGLNFNGWGGKQTYSRDGLVAERIAAYVGVPFTYADLVGEGGAIEQDGAGTLMATRSSLVNSNRNPGMSERQIEAAMRAAYGATKVIWFDGVRNQDITDDHVDATSRFLAPGKALVQMPLSTDTDAYARDARQQFSVLSASTTSTGAPMAVSKLQGPDYNKIRSTNRDFLASYANYYLCNGAVISGQFGDTQADAAARATLARLYPDRVIEQLNIDRLGTGGGGIHCVTQQQPVR, encoded by the coding sequence GTGAACGATCACGCCGAGAGTCACCCCGGCAGCGCGGGAAGGACGGGCAGGCGCCGGTTCCTGAAGCTCGCCGGACTGGCCGCCGCCGGAACCGCCCTGGCCGCGACCGAAGCCCGGGCCGGCGCCGCGTCGTTGCTGAGCCGGACCGCGGCGGCGGGCACCTTCGTCGTCCCGATCGAGGACGTCCGCCACACCCGTACCTGGATGGCCTTCCCGGACAGCACGTCGATCTGGGGCAGCAAGCTGAGCGGCGTCCAGGCGGACATCGCGCTGATCGCCCGGACGATCGCGAAGTACGAGCCGGTGATCATGTGCGCCAACTCCGCGAGCGCCGCCAGGGCCCGCTCGCTGTGCGGCTCCAGAGTCACCGTCATCAGCTCCATCCCCGTCAACGACTGCTGGATGCGCGACACCGGACCCGTCTTCCGCACCGACGGGGCCGGCGACCTCGACGCGGTCGGCCTCAACTTCAACGGCTGGGGCGGCAAGCAGACCTACTCCAGGGACGGCCTCGTCGCCGAGCGGATCGCCGCCTACGTCGGCGTCCCCTTCACCTACGCCGACCTGGTCGGCGAGGGCGGCGCCATCGAACAGGACGGCGCCGGCACCCTCATGGCCACCCGCAGCAGCCTGGTGAACAGCAACCGCAACCCCGGCATGTCCGAGCGGCAGATCGAGGCGGCGATGCGCGCCGCCTACGGCGCGACGAAGGTCATCTGGTTCGACGGTGTCCGCAACCAGGACATCACCGACGACCACGTCGACGCCACGTCCCGCTTCCTCGCCCCCGGCAAGGCGCTCGTGCAGATGCCGCTGTCCACGGACACCGACGCCTACGCCCGTGACGCGCGGCAGCAGTTCAGCGTCCTGTCCGCGTCCACGACGTCCACCGGCGCCCCGATGGCGGTGAGCAAGCTCCAGGGTCCCGACTACAACAAGATCCGCTCCACCAACCGGGACTTCCTCGCCTCCTACGCCAACTACTACCTGTGCAACGGGGCCGTCATCTCGGGCCAGTTCGGTGACACGCAGGCCGACGCGGCCGCCCGCGCCACCCTGGCCCGGCTCTACCCGGACCGCGTCATCGAGCAGCTCAACATCGACCGCCTCGGCACGGGCGGTGGCGGCATCCACTGCGTCACCCAGCAGCAGCCCGTCCGATAG
- a CDS encoding TetR/AcrR family transcriptional regulator, which yields MAASAKDPRNLTAPPPRTGAAPRTRASAKGEQTRARLIAAARTLLAGEMSERFTTRNVAALCGVSHGMCHYHFQDRTDLVVAVIADIRPEWISPLEEAVAAPGTFAERSERVLDLLGTPEGTDLAHLHSALHWHALNDDRVREALEAEYRRWRACFVSLFQVLADERGGDLDPRPLGEAVAAAVDGLAAMDSLGADVDSGAALRSLVRTLTAGA from the coding sequence ATGGCCGCATCCGCGAAGGACCCCCGGAACCTCACCGCTCCCCCGCCCCGGACGGGCGCGGCACCGCGGACCCGCGCCTCGGCGAAGGGCGAGCAGACGCGCGCGCGGCTGATCGCGGCGGCCCGCACCCTGCTGGCGGGCGAGATGAGCGAGCGCTTCACCACGCGCAACGTGGCGGCACTGTGCGGGGTTTCACACGGAATGTGCCACTACCACTTCCAGGACCGGACCGACCTCGTCGTGGCCGTCATCGCGGACATCCGCCCGGAGTGGATCTCCCCCCTGGAGGAAGCGGTCGCCGCCCCCGGCACCTTCGCCGAGCGCTCCGAGCGCGTGCTGGACCTGCTCGGCACGCCCGAGGGCACGGACCTGGCCCACCTCCACTCCGCGCTGCACTGGCACGCGTTGAACGACGACCGGGTGCGTGAAGCCCTGGAGGCGGAGTACCGGCGCTGGCGCGCCTGCTTCGTCTCCCTGTTCCAGGTCCTCGCCGACGAGCGCGGCGGAGACCTCGACCCCCGGCCGCTGGGCGAGGCCGTCGCCGCGGCCGTCGACGGACTGGCCGCGATGGACTCCCTGGGCGCGGACGTCGACAGCGGGGCCGCCCTCCGGTCCTTGGTCCGCACGCTCACCGCCGGGGCCTGA
- a CDS encoding ABC transporter ATP-binding protein, which translates to MPENVDNTWNGENAENVLVVKGLRRTFGAVRAVDDVSFTLPPGGSLGIVGESGSGKTTTARIVVGLEQADEGEVHVRGRSRTVRGRGRAQRLARAREVQMVFQDPLLSLDPRTSVEAALRETLKLHFPDRDHTARVRELLDQVGLGTRAADALPRQLSGGQRQRVAIARALAVEPAVLVLDEAVAALDVSVQAQILNLLADIREQTSIGYLFITHDLGVVRCVTDDVIVMRHGAVVEAGPTAEVLAAPRHPYTRLLLESVPRPGWDPERIAAARRAL; encoded by the coding sequence ATGCCTGAGAACGTCGACAACACGTGGAACGGCGAGAACGCCGAGAACGTCCTGGTGGTCAAGGGCCTTCGGAGGACCTTCGGGGCCGTACGGGCCGTTGACGACGTGTCCTTCACCCTCCCGCCCGGCGGATCCCTGGGGATCGTCGGCGAGTCCGGCTCCGGAAAGACCACCACCGCCCGCATCGTCGTCGGCCTGGAGCAGGCGGACGAGGGCGAGGTCCATGTACGCGGCCGGTCCCGGACCGTTCGGGGCAGGGGCCGGGCGCAGCGGCTCGCCCGCGCCCGCGAGGTCCAGATGGTCTTCCAGGACCCGCTCCTGTCGCTCGATCCCCGGACCAGTGTCGAGGCGGCCCTCCGGGAGACGCTCAAGCTCCACTTCCCCGACCGGGACCACACCGCGCGGGTACGCGAACTGCTCGACCAGGTCGGCCTGGGGACGCGGGCGGCCGACGCGCTGCCGCGTCAGCTCTCCGGCGGACAGCGTCAGCGCGTGGCCATCGCCCGGGCGCTGGCCGTGGAGCCGGCCGTGCTCGTCCTGGACGAGGCGGTCGCGGCCCTGGACGTGTCGGTGCAGGCGCAGATCCTGAACCTGCTCGCGGACATCAGGGAACAGACCTCGATCGGCTACCTGTTCATCACCCACGACCTCGGCGTGGTCCGGTGCGTCACCGACGACGTCATCGTCATGCGGCACGGCGCCGTCGTCGAGGCCGGGCCCACCGCGGAGGTGCTCGCCGCGCCCCGACACCCCTACACCCGGCTCCTCCTGGAGTCGGTGCCGAGACCCGGGTGGGACCCGGAGCGGATCGCCGCCGCCCGCCGGGCGCTGTAG
- a CDS encoding ABC transporter ATP-binding protein encodes MKPLHTTDQPALEIRGLRIDLPGTARPVLDGIDLTVAAGETVALVGESGSGKSLTSRSALRLLPPGAVTDGSVLVDGHDVLTLDADRLRALRTSTVAMIFQDPRAAINPLRRIGDFLTESVCLTGAMTAAEARARAVELLEAVGLDASALAKYPSQVSGGMLQRVMIAAALMGDPALLLADEPTTALDVTTQAEVIALLGKLRERFGTGLLFVTHDLDLAAAISDRVYVMYAGRIAESGPADEIFENPRHPYTAALLASTPRMENPQGRLAAIDGQPPDLRVTLTGCAFAARCTLATDLCDQQAPLPLPAPGLPEHQAACHHSDRLGRRAVDA; translated from the coding sequence ATGAAACCGCTGCACACAACCGACCAGCCGGCGCTGGAGATCCGCGGGCTCAGGATCGACCTGCCCGGTACCGCGCGCCCCGTCCTGGACGGGATCGACCTCACCGTCGCGGCCGGCGAGACCGTCGCGCTCGTCGGCGAGTCCGGCTCGGGCAAGAGCCTCACCTCGCGCAGTGCCCTGCGGCTGCTGCCGCCGGGCGCCGTCACCGACGGGAGCGTCCTCGTCGACGGTCACGACGTCCTCACCCTGGACGCCGACCGGCTGCGTGCCCTGCGGACGAGCACCGTGGCGATGATCTTCCAGGACCCGCGGGCGGCCATCAATCCGCTGCGGCGCATCGGCGACTTCCTCACCGAGAGCGTCTGCCTGACCGGGGCGATGACCGCCGCGGAGGCCCGCGCGCGGGCCGTCGAGCTCCTGGAGGCGGTGGGCCTGGACGCCTCCGCCCTGGCGAAGTACCCCAGCCAGGTGTCCGGCGGCATGCTGCAACGCGTCATGATCGCCGCGGCGTTGATGGGGGACCCGGCCCTGCTCCTGGCCGACGAGCCCACCACCGCCCTGGACGTCACCACGCAGGCCGAGGTCATCGCGCTGCTGGGCAAGCTGCGCGAGCGATTCGGCACCGGGCTGCTGTTCGTCACCCATGACCTCGACCTCGCGGCGGCGATCAGCGACCGGGTGTACGTCATGTACGCCGGGCGGATCGCCGAGAGCGGACCCGCCGACGAGATCTTCGAGAACCCCCGGCACCCCTATACGGCCGCGCTTCTGGCGTCCACCCCCCGCATGGAGAACCCGCAGGGCCGGCTCGCCGCCATCGACGGTCAGCCGCCCGACCTCAGGGTGACACTCACCGGGTGCGCCTTCGCGGCCCGCTGCACGCTGGCCACCGACCTGTGCGACCAGCAGGCCCCGCTGCCGCTCCCGGCCCCGGGTCTGCCGGAACACCAGGCGGCCTGCCACCACAGTGACCGGCTCGGAAGGAGGGCGGTCGATGCCTGA
- a CDS encoding ABC transporter permease, which produces MTAVLTRRPGLAKIRTVRSPLHLCCLGFVVLVVAGALLAPLVVPYDPNAVDLGNALAGPSADHLLGVDAAGRDTFSRLLLGARTSLLGPLGVVLFSTVAGIAVGMAAAWRGGWLDSVLSRSTELVFAFPGMLLAILIISIYGEGLLAPVVALALAYLPYVSRLTRSLVLAERERPYVSAYRVQGHSALQICLRHILPNIAPVVLAQSTINFGYALMDLAGLSFLGLGVPALTPDWGRMVFDGQTAVQHGYPLSAILPCVLIVLTVVAFNVVGERWADRVARRDR; this is translated from the coding sequence ATGACCGCAGTGCTCACCCGCCGACCCGGCCTCGCGAAGATCCGTACGGTCCGGTCGCCCTTGCACCTGTGCTGCCTGGGCTTCGTCGTGCTCGTCGTGGCCGGCGCGCTGCTCGCGCCCCTCGTGGTGCCGTACGACCCCAACGCCGTCGACCTCGGCAACGCGCTCGCCGGACCCTCCGCCGACCATCTGCTCGGCGTGGACGCCGCCGGCCGCGACACCTTCTCGCGCCTGCTGCTCGGCGCCCGCACCTCGCTCCTCGGCCCGCTCGGGGTGGTCCTCTTCTCCACGGTGGCGGGCATCGCCGTCGGCATGGCCGCGGCCTGGCGGGGCGGCTGGCTCGACTCGGTCCTCTCCCGCAGCACCGAGCTGGTCTTCGCCTTCCCCGGGATGCTGCTCGCGATCCTCATCATCTCGATCTACGGCGAGGGGCTGCTCGCTCCGGTCGTCGCGCTCGCGCTCGCCTACCTGCCCTACGTCAGCCGGTTGACGCGTTCCCTGGTGCTCGCCGAACGCGAACGCCCCTACGTGAGCGCCTACCGGGTCCAGGGCCACTCGGCGCTCCAGATCTGTCTGCGCCACATCCTGCCCAACATCGCGCCCGTCGTCCTCGCCCAGTCCACCATCAACTTCGGCTACGCCCTCATGGACCTCGCCGGTCTCTCCTTCCTCGGCCTCGGCGTTCCGGCGCTGACCCCCGACTGGGGCCGCATGGTCTTCGACGGTCAGACCGCAGTCCAGCACGGCTACCCGCTGTCCGCGATCCTGCCCTGTGTCCTCATCGTCCTGACGGTGGTCGCGTTCAACGTGGTCGGGGAACGCTGGGCCGACCGCGTCGCCAGGAGAGACCGATGA